In Fusarium verticillioides 7600 chromosome 4, whole genome shotgun sequence, the following proteins share a genomic window:
- a CDS encoding alpha-acetolactate decarboxylase, translating to MPSNHLFQYSVVSALMDGVAETGINLSELLTHGDHGLGTFRHMVGEMIILDGTIYDMKPDGSVIALDKDSCAQQTAPFAMITDLIPTVTASKQIPSKDDLTETLSQLLPATNNHYLVYRIEGTFKSVTVRTVGGQQSPGESLAELGKRQASHTFHDMNGTIIGFRSPAFMQGISVAGDHLHFLSATRDCGGHILALEGDGDLEVSAARIAAVNLQLPTNDDAYNRAKLVRDDEGIAAVEG from the coding sequence ATGCCATCCAATCACCTCTTCCAATATTCCGTTGTCTCAGCTCTTATGGATGGAGTTGCCGAGACAGGAATCAACCTTTCGGAACTCCTCACACATGGCGATCACGGCCTTGGCACCTTTCGACACATGGTCGGCGAAATGATCATTCTCGATGGGACTATTTATGATATGAAACCTGATGGTTCTGTCATAGCGCTGGATAAAGATTCGTGCGCTCAGCAGACGGCGCCTTTTGCGATGATCACGGATCTTATACCGACTGTTACTGCTTCGAAACAAATACCGAGCAAGGATGACTTGACAGAGACTCtgtctcagcttcttcctgcGACGAATAATCACTATCTGGTCTATAGAATTGAAGGCACATTCAAGTCGGTCACTGTACGGACGGTCGGAGGACAACAATCACCAGGTGAAAGTCTTGCCGAGCTTGGAAAACGACAGGCTTCACATACGTTCCACGACATGAACGGTACGATCATTGGGTTCAGATCGCCTGCTTTCATGCAAGGTATCAGCGTCGCAGGCGACCATCTTCACTTCCTGTCAGCAACCAGAGACTGCGGTGGCCATATTCTCGCATTGGAAGGCGATGGTGACTTGGAAGTCAGCGCAGCTAGGATTGCAGCTGTGAACCTGCAATTGCCAACGAATGATGATGCTTATAATCGAGCGAAGTTGGttcgagatgatgaaggaataGCTGCAGTTGAGGGCTAA